From one Bifidobacterium sp. WK012_4_13 genomic stretch:
- the ilvD gene encoding dihydroxy-acid dehydratase — protein MQMRSAKLMNGRMFAGARALYRAAGVSGNDFGKPIVAIANSFSEFVPGHVHLNQVGRLVSQAVKQAGGIPREFNTIAVDDGIAMGHTGMLYSLPSRDVIADAVEYSVNAHCADALICISNCDKITPGMLLAALRLNIPTVFVSGGPMEAGTTVMPDGEVKENTDLIDVMYASADDSMDDEDVLALEKSVCPTCGSCAGMFTANSMNCLTEALGLALPGNGTTLASHTARRSLFTKAGKTIIDIAKRYYDDDDASVLPRAIATKHAFENAMTMDVAMGGSSNTVLHILAAAQSADVDFTLDDIERISHTVPCICKASPSGNWEISDVHRAGGICGILGELDRGGVLHQDTHSIDYPSLEAKLADWDIMRPTCLDEAKKLYHAAPGHIRSPKPWNQSEEFPDLDTDRVNGAIHDLQHPAVNEGGLAILHGNLAPDGCVVKTAGVPKEIWNFRGPALVVESQEQAVKVILDGTLKPGQALIIRYEGPKGGPGMQEMLYPTSFVKGKGIGKEVALLTDGRYSGGSSGLSIGHIAPEAASKGPIALVRNGDMIVIDIPNRTVNVELSDEELAQRRAELEAGDGYVAHRNRHVSLALKAYAAFARSADKGATRDPDLINKLSGLA, from the coding sequence ATGCAAATGAGGTCAGCAAAACTAATGAACGGACGAATGTTCGCCGGGGCTCGCGCCCTCTATCGTGCTGCCGGTGTGTCCGGCAACGATTTCGGCAAACCCATCGTCGCGATAGCAAACTCATTCTCCGAATTCGTTCCGGGGCATGTCCATCTGAACCAGGTCGGACGCCTGGTATCTCAGGCCGTGAAGCAGGCCGGTGGAATTCCACGCGAGTTCAACACCATCGCAGTCGATGACGGCATTGCGATGGGACACACCGGCATGCTGTATTCGCTGCCCAGCCGCGACGTGATCGCCGATGCGGTGGAGTATTCAGTGAACGCCCACTGCGCCGATGCGCTGATCTGCATCTCGAACTGCGACAAGATCACGCCTGGAATGCTGCTCGCCGCCTTGCGACTGAACATTCCGACAGTGTTCGTCTCCGGTGGCCCGATGGAAGCCGGAACCACGGTCATGCCTGACGGTGAAGTCAAGGAGAACACCGATCTCATCGATGTCATGTATGCCTCGGCGGATGACAGCATGGACGACGAGGATGTGCTTGCACTGGAAAAGTCCGTGTGTCCGACATGCGGATCATGCGCGGGCATGTTCACAGCGAATTCGATGAACTGCCTTACCGAGGCTCTCGGCTTGGCGCTTCCTGGCAATGGCACGACTCTCGCATCGCACACTGCGCGCCGTTCGCTGTTCACCAAGGCAGGCAAGACGATCATCGACATCGCCAAGCGCTATTACGACGACGATGACGCATCGGTGCTCCCGCGCGCGATCGCGACGAAGCACGCATTCGAAAACGCCATGACCATGGACGTGGCCATGGGCGGTTCCTCGAACACCGTTCTCCATATTCTGGCAGCAGCGCAGTCAGCGGATGTCGATTTCACACTCGATGACATCGAACGCATCTCACATACCGTACCGTGCATCTGCAAGGCCTCTCCTTCAGGCAATTGGGAGATCTCGGACGTTCACCGCGCCGGCGGCATCTGCGGCATCCTTGGCGAGCTCGATCGTGGCGGGGTGCTTCATCAGGACACGCATTCAATCGATTATCCAAGCCTCGAAGCCAAGCTCGCCGACTGGGACATCATGCGCCCGACCTGCCTGGATGAGGCGAAGAAACTGTATCATGCCGCTCCTGGGCACATTCGTTCCCCGAAGCCATGGAATCAGTCGGAGGAATTCCCGGATCTCGACACAGACCGCGTGAACGGCGCGATACACGACCTGCAGCATCCTGCTGTGAATGAAGGCGGACTTGCCATCCTCCATGGCAACCTCGCACCTGATGGGTGCGTCGTGAAGACAGCTGGCGTCCCCAAGGAAATCTGGAACTTCCGTGGACCTGCGCTGGTCGTGGAATCGCAGGAGCAGGCTGTGAAGGTCATTCTCGACGGAACATTGAAGCCCGGTCAGGCACTCATCATCAGATATGAGGGTCCAAAGGGCGGTCCTGGCATGCAGGAGATGCTCTATCCAACGTCCTTCGTCAAGGGCAAGGGCATCGGCAAGGAAGTGGCGCTGCTCACCGATGGCAGGTATTCCGGAGGTTCATCGGGCCTGTCAATAGGCCATATCGCCCCAGAAGCCGCCAGCAAGGGACCCATAGCGCTCGTCAGGAATGGCGACATGATCGTCATAGACATTCCAAACCGCACCGTGAACGTGGAATTGAGCGACGAGGAATTGGCGCAGCGCAGGGCCGAGCTTGAGGCAGGAGATGGATATGTCGCACATCGCAACCGCCATGTATCTCTCGCTCTGAAAGCATACGCGGCCTTCGCGCGTTCGGCAGACAAGGGCGCAACCCGCGATCCAGACCTTATCAACAAGCTTTCCGGTCTCGCATAG
- the rpoZ gene encoding DNA-directed RNA polymerase subunit omega, which yields MPLGTEPTPTGFAKPTIDELMQHADSKYALSIFAAKRARQINSYFTQLNEGLLQNVGPLVEYQNQEKPLSIAFREINEGLLEEKLGDDDLSEGN from the coding sequence ATGCCACTCGGTACCGAACCAACACCAACAGGATTTGCAAAACCAACCATCGACGAACTCATGCAGCACGCCGATTCCAAATATGCGCTTTCCATTTTCGCCGCTAAGCGCGCACGCCAGATCAACTCGTATTTCACTCAGCTCAACGAGGGACTGCTGCAGAACGTCGGACCGCTGGTCGAATATCAGAATCAGGAAAAGCCGCTGTCCATCGCTTTCCGCGAAATCAACGAGGGACTCCTCGAAGAGAAGCTCGGCGATGATGATCTGAGCGAAGGCAACTGA
- the metK gene encoding methionine adenosyltransferase yields MAERKLISAESVTEGHPDKVCDQISDEVLDDLLAQDPYSHVAVETSATTGQFFVFGEVTSKGYTDIQHEVRTVLRRIGYTSSDIGLDADSCGVLVALGEQSAEINQGVDRLSREQESAATREERYEAQGAGDQGVMFGYATDETDVLMPLPIHLAHRLAYRLAEVRKQGIIPHLRPDGKTQVTIEYDENDVPLRVNTVLISTQHDPDVDRDWLTNELAEHVIKPVLEEVCGDRVEHEGYRLLVNPTGSFILGGPAADAGLTGRKIIVDTYGGAAHHGGGAFSGKDPSKVDRSAAYAARWVAKNIVAAGLAHRVEVQIAYAIGVADPVSINVESYGTETGVTRDQIQDAVRKVFDLRPAAIIDELDLLRPIYAKTAAYGHFGREDPDFTWEATDKVDELKAAIA; encoded by the coding sequence ATGGCAGAGCGAAAACTTATTTCGGCGGAATCGGTCACCGAAGGTCATCCAGACAAGGTCTGCGACCAGATTTCAGACGAAGTGCTGGATGACCTTCTGGCGCAGGATCCCTATTCGCATGTCGCTGTCGAAACGTCGGCAACCACCGGTCAGTTTTTCGTCTTCGGCGAGGTGACATCCAAGGGCTACACGGACATTCAGCATGAGGTTCGCACCGTCCTGCGCAGGATCGGCTACACCAGTTCGGATATCGGACTGGACGCGGATTCATGCGGTGTTCTCGTGGCACTTGGCGAGCAGAGCGCCGAGATCAATCAGGGCGTCGACCGTCTCAGCCGCGAGCAGGAGAGCGCAGCGACCCGTGAGGAACGCTATGAGGCCCAGGGCGCAGGAGACCAAGGCGTCATGTTCGGATACGCGACCGATGAGACCGATGTGCTGATGCCATTGCCGATCCATCTTGCACACCGCCTGGCATATCGGTTGGCCGAGGTGCGCAAGCAGGGAATCATCCCGCATCTTCGTCCTGACGGCAAGACTCAGGTCACCATCGAATATGACGAGAATGACGTCCCGCTTCGCGTCAACACCGTTCTGATCTCGACGCAGCACGATCCTGACGTCGATCGCGATTGGCTCACGAATGAGCTTGCGGAGCATGTCATCAAGCCGGTTCTTGAAGAGGTCTGCGGCGACAGGGTGGAGCACGAAGGGTATCGGCTTCTGGTGAACCCGACCGGATCCTTCATACTCGGCGGTCCTGCGGCAGACGCAGGTCTGACCGGACGCAAGATCATCGTGGACACCTATGGTGGCGCCGCGCATCACGGTGGCGGTGCGTTCTCGGGCAAGGATCCGAGCAAGGTAGACCGTTCCGCGGCATACGCCGCTCGCTGGGTCGCGAAGAATATCGTTGCTGCCGGTCTGGCACACCGCGTAGAGGTGCAGATCGCCTACGCCATCGGGGTCGCCGACCCGGTGAGCATCAACGTCGAAAGCTATGGAACCGAAACCGGTGTGACTCGCGATCAGATTCAGGATGCCGTTCGCAAGGTCTTCGATCTGCGCCCTGCAGCAATCATCGACGAGCTCGACCTGCTTCGTCCCATCTATGCGAAGACCGCCGCATATGGGCACTTTGGCCGCGAGGATCCTGATTTTACTTGGGAGGCCACCGATAAGGTCGATGAATTGAAGGCTGCAATAGCCTGA
- the hisD gene encoding histidinol dehydrogenase — MTDNIMHVIDLRGRNLSRADLLKAMPRADMGTHEATELVLPILEDVRKRGAAALRDFEERFDHVRPIDLRVPKQRLQEALEALDPKVREAIEESVHRCRAVSASQVPSGFHTDLADGARVSERWIPIERVGLYVPGGKAVYPSSVIMNVVPAQTAGVESLAIATPPSKSSAEGLPDPTIMATCAILGVDEVYAVGGAQAIAMFAYGAAGSEEQDGEILCDPVDKITGPGNIFVATAKSLVSGVVGIDAVAGPTEIAILADSSANPEYLAADLIGQAEHDELAGSVLITDDESQIQKVQDSLNARVPRTEHSERVHTSLSGSQSGIILTDGLEQSIAAANAYAAEHLEIQTSDPDSAISHIRNAGAIFRGSYSPVPLGDYMSGSNHVLPTGGTARFASGLGVHTFMKPVEVIEYDEEGLKALADKINTFAVSEDLPGHGECVLTRFVDDPYDKQSLQEQERKAGLL, encoded by the coding sequence ATGACAGACAACATTATGCATGTAATCGACTTGCGCGGCAGAAATCTCAGCCGCGCCGATCTGCTCAAAGCCATGCCGCGCGCCGATATGGGCACCCATGAGGCCACCGAATTGGTGCTTCCGATCCTCGAGGACGTGCGCAAGCGCGGCGCTGCCGCGCTGCGTGACTTCGAAGAGCGATTCGACCATGTTCGTCCGATCGATCTCAGAGTTCCGAAGCAGCGCCTGCAGGAGGCTCTCGAGGCTCTCGATCCCAAGGTCCGTGAGGCGATAGAGGAGTCCGTGCACCGTTGTCGTGCAGTCAGCGCATCGCAGGTACCGAGCGGATTCCATACCGATTTGGCTGATGGGGCCCGTGTTTCCGAACGATGGATTCCCATCGAGCGCGTCGGCCTCTATGTTCCCGGCGGAAAGGCGGTATATCCGAGCTCCGTCATCATGAATGTCGTTCCAGCCCAGACCGCTGGCGTCGAGTCGCTTGCGATCGCCACCCCGCCATCGAAGTCCTCGGCTGAGGGGCTGCCCGATCCCACCATCATGGCGACCTGCGCGATTCTTGGCGTCGATGAGGTCTATGCGGTTGGCGGCGCCCAGGCCATCGCCATGTTCGCTTACGGTGCGGCCGGCAGCGAGGAGCAGGATGGCGAGATCCTGTGCGACCCGGTCGACAAGATAACTGGCCCTGGCAACATCTTCGTGGCCACGGCAAAGAGTCTGGTCTCGGGAGTCGTCGGTATCGATGCCGTCGCCGGTCCTACGGAAATCGCCATATTGGCCGATTCGAGCGCCAATCCTGAGTATTTGGCCGCAGACCTGATAGGTCAGGCTGAGCATGACGAACTCGCGGGATCCGTACTCATCACCGATGACGAGTCGCAGATCCAGAAAGTCCAGGACAGCCTCAACGCAAGGGTTCCACGCACCGAACACTCCGAGCGTGTCCACACCTCGCTGAGCGGCTCGCAGTCAGGAATCATTCTCACTGACGGCCTGGAGCAGTCGATCGCCGCGGCGAACGCCTACGCGGCAGAGCATCTTGAGATCCAGACCTCGGATCCCGACTCCGCGATTTCCCACATCCGCAATGCGGGTGCCATATTCCGTGGCTCATACTCACCGGTTCCGCTCGGCGATTACATGTCCGGCTCCAACCACGTATTGCCAACCGGTGGAACGGCGCGCTTCGCAAGCGGCTTGGGAGTCCATACTTTCATGAAGCCCGTTGAAGTGATCGAATACGACGAAGAGGGTCTGAAGGCTCTTGCCGATAAGATCAACACCTTCGCCGTCAGCGAGGATCTGCCCGGGCACGGGGAGTGCGTGCTCACGCGCTTCGTTGACGATCCCTATGACAAGCAAAGCCTGCAGGAGCAGGAGCGAAAGGCTGGTCTGCTATGA
- a CDS encoding histidinol-phosphate transaminase — MTSIPASLPLRNDLIGEEPYGAPQLDVPVCLNVNENPYPLDEQVADSIARRVREVAQTLNRYPDREHVQLRQAFCDYLAHESGTRLGVEQLWGANGSNEIMLQIFQAFGGPGRTALGCDPTYSMYPEYARDTFTEWKVIHRRDDFTIDLDATLEGIADIRPSIVLLTSPNNPTGTNLPLEDVRTLLDACGRIQVAGAAEGTHPVVVIDEAYVEFRNPGTPSAVSLIPAYRNLAVSRTMSKAFAFAGARVGYLAADRGIVDCLRIVRMPYHLSAITQASALAAFEHTDLQLRRVAKLRETRDETAAWLKRQRYHGASLQVADSESNFLLFGKFDDRQKVFDMLLDRGILIRVVGPDHWLRVCMGTDEEMAAFRSAFTEVLSQIDD, encoded by the coding sequence ATGACATCGATTCCCGCATCATTGCCTCTGCGCAACGATCTCATAGGCGAGGAGCCATACGGCGCCCCGCAGCTTGACGTTCCTGTGTGCCTGAATGTCAACGAGAATCCCTATCCGCTCGATGAGCAGGTCGCCGATTCGATAGCGCGGCGAGTCAGAGAGGTCGCCCAGACCCTGAACCGATACCCGGACCGTGAGCATGTGCAGCTGCGACAGGCATTCTGCGACTATCTCGCCCATGAGTCGGGCACCCGTCTCGGCGTCGAACAGCTCTGGGGCGCCAACGGCTCGAACGAGATCATGCTGCAGATATTCCAGGCCTTCGGAGGTCCCGGCAGAACCGCGCTTGGATGTGACCCGACCTACTCCATGTATCCCGAATATGCAAGGGACACCTTCACCGAGTGGAAGGTCATTCATCGCAGGGACGATTTCACGATTGACCTCGATGCCACCCTGGAAGGCATAGCGGATATCAGGCCTTCGATCGTACTGCTTACGAGTCCGAACAACCCGACGGGCACGAATCTGCCGCTTGAAGATGTCAGGACGCTGCTCGATGCCTGCGGGCGCATCCAGGTCGCCGGTGCCGCAGAGGGTACGCATCCGGTTGTGGTCATAGACGAGGCATATGTCGAGTTCCGCAATCCAGGAACGCCATCTGCCGTATCCCTGATTCCTGCATACCGTAACCTGGCGGTGTCTCGCACGATGTCCAAGGCATTCGCCTTTGCAGGTGCACGTGTCGGATATCTCGCCGCGGACAGGGGCATAGTGGATTGCCTGCGGATCGTTCGCATGCCCTATCATCTCAGCGCCATCACACAGGCCAGCGCCTTGGCTGCATTCGAGCATACCGACCTGCAGCTCAGGCGTGTGGCGAAGCTTCGCGAGACACGCGATGAAACGGCGGCGTGGCTGAAACGGCAGCGTTACCACGGCGCTTCGTTGCAGGTTGCCGATTCCGAATCCAACTTCCTGCTGTTCGGCAAATTCGACGATCGTCAGAAGGTGTTCGACATGCTTCTCGACCGCGGCATCCTGATCCGTGTTGTCGGACCGGATCATTGGCTGCGAGTCTGCATGGGAACTGACGAGGAAATGGCGGCGTTCAGATCGGCTTTCACCGAGGTGCTCTCGCAGATCGATGACTAG